In Triticum aestivum cultivar Chinese Spring chromosome 5B, IWGSC CS RefSeq v2.1, whole genome shotgun sequence, the following proteins share a genomic window:
- the LOC123112271 gene encoding queuine tRNA-ribosyltransferase catalytic subunit 1: protein MALRFEVLGRFNRARAARLTLPHFTCQTPLFMPVGTQGTIKGLTTDQLETIGCQIILGNTYHLELRPGSQLIDDLGGLHKFMNWKRALLTDSGGFQMVSLLHLADITEEGVTFQSPVDGKPMLLTPEESIHIQNNIGADIIMALDDVVKTTITGPRIEEAMYRTLRWIDRCIAAHKKPDVQNLFGIVQGGLDPVLRDICMRGLVERNLPGYAIGGLAGGEDKDSFWRVVAQCTAGLPEDKPRYVMGVGYPLDIVVCSALGADMYDCVYPTRTARFGSALVPEGVLKLKQNAMATDERPIDPSCPCMVCKNYTRAYLHCLVTKDPMGSQLLSYHNLSFMARLSRDLHMSILEGRFPEFVRGFLRVQFPKGDVPKWVHNAMEVAGIDISECCTPTNCQHDAMEAAGVDISDFCPPTKCP, encoded by the exons ATGGCGCTCCGGTTCGAG GTGTTAGGAAGATTTAATCGTGCTCGCGCAGCTCGGTTAACTCTGCCACACTTTACTTGTCAAACGCCACTTTTTATGCCTGTTGGTACCCAAG GTACAATAAAAGGCTTGACTACAGACCAGTTAGAGACTATAGGTTGTCAGATTATACTTGGAAATACCTACCATCTTGAACTTCGTCCTGGCTCTCAACTTATTGATGACTTGGGTGGCCTTCACAAGTTTATGAATTGGAAAAGGGCATTGCTGACTGACTCTGGTGgtttccaaatg GTTTCTTTGCTGCATTTGGCTGACATTACTGAGGAAGGAGTTACATTTCAG TCACCTGTTGATGGGAAACCCATGCTCTTGACGCCTGAGGAATCAATCCATATTCAG AACAACATTGGAGCTGATATAATCATGGCTCTTGACGATGTTGTTAAGACAACAATTACCGGCCCGAGGATAGAGGAAGCTATGTATCGTACCCTTCGTTGGATTGATAGGTGCATAGCTG CTCACAAGAAACCTGATGTTCAAAACTTATTTGGGATTGTGCAAGGAGGATTAGATCCGGTTCTGAG AGATATTTGCATGAGGGGCTTGGTTGAGCGGAACCTTCCCGG ATATGCCATTGGTGGTCTTGCAGGTGGTGAAGATAAAGACTCGTTTTGGCGTGTTGTTGCCCAGTGCACCGCTGGATTGCCTGAAGATAAACCACGATATGTTATG GGTGTTGGTTATCCACTTGATATTGTAGTATGCAGTGCTTTGGGTGCAGATATGTATGACTGTGTCTATCCAACACGCACTGCTCGCTTTGGGAGCGCACTTGTGCCTGAG GGTGTTCTGAAGTTGAAACAAAATGCAATGGCAACTGACGAACGGCCCATTGATCCTTCCTGTCCATGTATG GTCTGCAAAAACTATACCCGTGCATACTTGCATTGTCTGGTCACGAAAGATCCTATGGGTTCTCAACTGCTGTCATATCACAATTTATCATTTATGGCGCGG TTAAGTAGAGATCTCCACATGTCGATTCTTGAAGGGCGATTTCCAGA ATTCGTGAGAGGATTCTTGAGGGTGCAG TTCCCAAAGGGCGACGTGCCAAAGTGGGTTCACAATGCAATGGAGGTTGCCGGCATCGACATATCGGAGTGCTGCACCCCGACCAACTGCCAGCATGACGCAATGGAGGCTGCCGGCGTCGACATTTCGGACTTCTGCCCTCCCACCAAATGCCCCTGA